The Podospora pseudopauciseta strain CBS 411.78 chromosome 2 map unlocalized CBS411.78m_2, whole genome shotgun sequence genome has a window encoding:
- a CDS encoding uncharacterized protein (EggNog:ENOG503P6RP), producing MSLDSASRPIMAPSEKRYSTYSMTPSDAPTTLSTDSMTAEIRPIVDGLERLKNPRLADQRVYLNEEKTTNLQKLALSAKLERALDRRMSSQDAVMRPRKPSVVVAEKEKA from the exons ATGTCCCTCGACTCGGCCAGTCGTCCCATCATGGCTCCATCG GAGAAGCGCTACAGCACCTACAGCATGACACCCTCCGAcgcccccaccaccctcagcaCCGACAGCATGACTGCCGAGATCAGGCCCATCGTCGACGGCCTCGAGCGCCTCAAGAACCCTCGCCTCGCCGACCAGCGCGTGTACCTTAATGAAGAAAAGACTACCAACCTTCAGAAGCTTGCCCTCAGCGCCAAGCTCGAGCGCGCCCTTGACCGGAGGATGAGCAGCCAAGATGCCGTCATGCGGCCGCGGAAACCATCAGTTGTCGttgccgagaaggagaaggcttGA